The following are encoded together in the Pleurocapsa sp. FMAR1 genome:
- a CDS encoding type II toxin-antitoxin system HigB family toxin, giving the protein MRVISRKILRDYCQSHADVCESLYNWYKVASKAQWKNLTEVQATYKNAEAVGNFTVFNIKGNRYRLIVDIIYHSQRIYLKYILTHAEYDKDKWKNDPYY; this is encoded by the coding sequence TTGCGTGTCATCAGCCGAAAGATTCTCCGCGATTATTGCCAATCTCATGCTGATGTCTGTGAATCTCTTTATAACTGGTATAAAGTCGCCAGCAAAGCCCAATGGAAAAATTTAACCGAAGTCCAAGCTACCTACAAAAATGCTGAAGCGGTAGGTAATTTTACCGTTTTTAACATTAAAGGTAATCGCTACCGTTTAATTGTCGATATTATCTACCACAGTCAGAGAATTTATCTCAAATACATTTTGACTCACGCTGAATACGATAAGGATAAATGGAAAAATGACCCTTACTACTAA
- a CDS encoding helix-turn-helix domain-containing protein has protein sequence MTLTTNPESYAQLLAKYQPKVIETEAENDRAIALAQELEYRADRTPQEDALLELLVTLIEKFEDEQYPIPSGTPHSMLLHLMESGDLKQENLIGVIGSRGVVSEVVNGKRSISKAQAKALAEFFSVDVGLFI, from the coding sequence ATGACCCTTACTACTAATCCCGAATCTTATGCTCAGTTATTAGCTAAGTATCAACCCAAAGTAATCGAAACAGAAGCAGAAAATGATCGTGCTATTGCTTTAGCCCAAGAATTAGAATATAGAGCAGATCGCACTCCCCAAGAAGATGCGCTCCTCGAATTATTGGTTACTTTGATTGAAAAATTTGAAGATGAGCAATATCCGATTCCATCAGGTACACCTCATTCAATGTTGCTACATTTAATGGAATCAGGTGATCTTAAACAAGAAAACCTAATCGGCGTAATAGGTTCAAGAGGAGTAGTGTCTGAAGTAGTGAATGGCAAACGCAGTATTAGTAAAGCCCAGGCAAAAGCTTTAGCTGAATTTTTCTCCGTTGATGTTGGATTATTTATTTGA